One segment of Falco rusticolus isolate bFalRus1 chromosome 3, bFalRus1.pri, whole genome shotgun sequence DNA contains the following:
- the LOC119144076 gene encoding IgGFc-binding protein-like isoform X2, protein MGIGPGWGKTAALLWVWTVMLWGVFCLLSFAAPAPHHLGEEFVVAFMQNGLQQTLNSDFKLLITGYSPFTSITISMKKPGLRMTVQATMGQTIAVKIPPQAEMVGSKIFDNTVVVRANNAISLVMVNEKPTSVDSTVVYPVHSWGTKYHVVTPNVGTDRYGEFVVAAWDEPTTADVHLKATVTYQGQSYPRGSVLPITLEPFQAAQLQSSSDMSGTQIVAQKPVAVFTGHTCLARFTHCDHLVEQLRPVSSWGTTFIVPPLPFETQSDIIYVTTSQPTRVESQHGVTKTVRELRPSRSTLYGLQAFNTLYLSANAGIQVIFFADGGHKDTISYDPFFMTIPDVSSYCNSYNIFTLDGYDNYALLIAKTSETSGIMLNKTPLRNVAWKPVPGTDYSWAGHSLGNQFAIHTVEHEMSPFGLLSVGVREQKAYGSAAVCDSDPCRLVKCRAKETCKMEKGEAVCAHDYMGTCMGSQSLQYHTFDGMTVDIQGGCAYTLAKYCGNDPTLVPFIVEEEKKGEGNSKEWLTNVYVYAYNISIHKGEGGKIQVNNKLTSLPATLEAGKIQISQNEGRTILQTDFGLQVTYDEDWAIMVAVPSSYFGATCGLCGNFNEDAEDEVTLPDSTPAASVEEWAESWRDPSCQDNCGDQEMLQDKEGCAQRCLPNSHFEVCGTACPATCTNPKAPTSCSKPCAASCQCDEGFVLHGEACVPAETCRCFHNSHSYQVHEEFWEDESCQSRCRCEVGGKVACRKAGCKAHQKCIMVDGVPSCQANKYFTCIGTGDPHYTTFDGLRYDFQGTCVYQFAALCTQDPQLTPFTIKVENNNRGSKAVSFTKTVTLEVYGNVISMSQEHPRKVKVNGAFVELPFSQKGQFEVYHSGVHGFVHTIFGLRVSFDWYSYARVILPDAYAGAVCGLCGNANGNADDDFTTRDGQRAADEIQLANSWKVGEVPGCSTGCVGDCPVCKEEQKLPYRSDGYCGVIAKAGGPFRACHRTINPAPFLEDCAFDACHYKGHRDTLCKAIASYVMECQSQGITVEPWRTPSFCGPSCPRHSHYELCGSSCPATCRGPASPGDCASVLCIEGCFCNEGFVLSGDECVPAGECGCEHQGRYYKKGEVFYTSCRERCRCQAKGVVECEEVFCSTHEECRVEDGVLGCYPAGYGRLVVSGDPHYLTFDGRAFHLLGSCTYVLARLCKPDPRLTNFSVLLKHDMGGRGNVALMKKVVISIHGHTVSMERGRKWEVMVDGERYTLPLVTEKKKLRIVQEGNNVVLQTAAGLRLLYNVATYLLVTIPDAYRGRVCGLGGNYNGDPGDDFQLPGGSLVQSTEEFITSWKVPMEDGACTEGCNGKDCAMCDAADTAPYSVSDSCGLIWDPAGPFGPCHPRVSPVEYYNHCLHDVCAANGASDVLCHSLQAYATACQAAAAEISGWRTTTFCPLSCPPHSHYELCTRTCDFTCASLSMPAPCSWTCFEGCQCDDGYLFDGEACVSLEQCGCMHQGRYFKARETIISNNCSTKCSCHPSQGLICEDMWCPPDEVCTRRDGAQLCVKREGRCRVSPGASLTTFDGTRGDLLTSGTYKVAALCNEQSPNWFKVVVEVSECRDDNIPAAVAVFVFFREAFITVNNNMEVWVNGLFTRPPAAVSKAVSLSAVAGNITISHTSGMDVLFSPGGEMTITVGATLVNQLCAPCGNFNGDPSDDLKLPNGRTVRTIAEVADAWKARDFAGCD, encoded by the exons ATGGGCATTGGCCCAGGCTGGGGAaaaactgctgctctgctgtgggtCTGGACCGTCATGTTATGGG GTGTTTTTTGCTTGCTCAGCTTCGCTGCGCCAGCTCCGCATCACCTGGGGGAAGAGTTCGTGGTGGCCTTCATGCAAAATGGTTTGCAGCAGACGCTCAACAGCGACTTCAAGCTGCTCATCACAGGTTATTCGCCCTTCACGTCCATCACCATCTCCATGAAGAAGCCCGGCTTGAGGATGACAGTGCAGGCGACCATGGGCCAAACCATTGCAGTGAAGATCCCACCCCAAGCCGAGATGGTGGGGAGCAAAATCTTTGACAACACTGTGGTGGTGAGGGCCAACAACGCCATCTCCTTGGTGATGGTCAACGAGAAACCTACTTCGGTTGACTCAACCGTCGTATACCCTGTGCACAGCTGGGGTACGAAGTACCATGTTGTGACACCCAATGTAGGCACTGACCGCTATGGTGAGTTCGTGGTGGCCGCCTGGGATGAGCCCACCACAGCTGACGTGCATCTCAAAGCCACAGTGACCTACCAAGGCCAGTCTTACCCCCGGGGCTCGGTGCTCCCCATCACACTGGAGCCTTTCCAAGCAGCCCAGCTCCAAAGCTCATCTGATATGTCTGGCACACAGATCGTGGCGCAGAAACCTGTGGCTGTTTTCACCGGTCACACTTGCTTGGCCAGGTTCACGCACTGCGACCATTTGGTGGAGCAGCTCCGGCCCGTTTCCAGCTGGGGCACCACCTTCATCGTGCCGCCGTTGCCTTTCGAGACTCAGTCTGATATCATCTATGTTACCACTTCCCAGCCAACACGTGTGGAGTCTCAACATGGGGTGACCAAGACAGTTCGGGAGCTACGGCCCAGCCGGTCAACGCTTTACGGACTCCAAGCCTTCAATACCTTGTACCTCTCTGCCAACGCTGGCATCCAGGTCATTTTTTTTGCCGACGGAGGTCATAAAGACACCATCTCCTATGACCCATTCTTCATGACCATCCCAGATGTCTCCAGTTACTGTAACTCCTACAACATCTTCACCCTGGACGGTTATGATAATTACGCCCTGCTGATAGCCAAGACCTCGGAGACATCTGGAATAATGCTCAACAAAACGCCATTGAGAAACGTCGCGTGGAAGCCCGTCCCGGGCACTGATTACTCCTGGGCCGGGCACAGTTTGGGCAACCAATTTGCCATCCATACAGTGGAGCACGAGATGTCCCCTTTTGGGCTGCTCAGCGTGGGGGTCCGGGAGCAAAAAGCCTATGGGTCGGCAGCCGTTTGCGACAGTG ATCCCTGCCGGCTGGTGAAATGCCGCGCAAAGGAGACGTGCAAGATGGAGAAAGGGGAGGCTGTGTGCGCACACGACTACATGGGAACCTGCATGGGGTCGCAGTCCCTGCAGTACCACACCTTTGACGGGATGACCGTGGACATCCAGGGCGGCTGTGCTTACACCCTTGCCAAATATTGCGGCAACGATCCCACCCTGGTGCCTTTCAttgtggaggaggagaagaagggTGAAGGCAATTCCAAGGAGTGGTTGACCAATGTCTACGTGTACGCCTACAACATCTCCATCCACAAAGGAGAAGGAGGTAAaatccag gtcAACAACAAACTCACCAGCCTACCAGCCACCCTGGAAGCGGGAAAGATCCAGATCTCCCAAAACGAAGGTCGCACCATCCTGCAAACTGATTTTGGGCTGCAGGTGACCTACGATGAAGACTGGGCCATAATGGTGGCCGTGCCCAGCAGCTATTTCGGGGCCACCTGTGGCCTCTGCGGCAACTTCAACGAGGACGCAGAGGATGAGGTGACGCTTCCCGACAGCACTCCGGCTGCCAGCGTGGAGGAGTGGGCTGAAAGCTGGCGAGATCCCTCCTGCCAGGACAACTGTGGAGACCAGGAGATGTTGCAGGACAAAGAAGGCTGCG CTCAGAGATGCCTCCCAAACAGCCACTTTGAAGTCTGTGGGACAGCGTGCCCTGCCACCTGCACCAACCCCAAAgcccccacctcctgcagcaagCCATGCGCTGCCAGCTGCCAGTGTGATGAGGGCTTTGTCCTCCACGGTGAAGCGTGTGTCCCAGCAGAGACCTGCCGTTGCTTCCACAACAGTCATTCCTACCAGGTCCATGAGGAGTTTTGGGAAGATGAGAGCTGCCAAAGCCGGTGCCGGTGTGAGGTGGGGGGCAAGGTGGCTTGCAGGAAGGCTGGGTGCAAAGCCCACCAGAAATGCATCATGGTCGATGGCgtccccagctgccaggcaAACAAGTACTTCACCTGCATCGGGACAGGCGACCCTCACTACACCACCTTCGACGGGTTGAGATATGACTTCCAAGGGACGTGCGTCTACCAGTTCGCAGCCCTCTGCACCCAGGACCCCCAGCTGACCCCCTTCACCATCAAGGTGGAGAACAACAACCGGGGCAGCAAAGCTGTGTCCTTCACCAAAACCGTCACCCTGGAGGTCTATGGGAATGTCATCAGCATGAGCCAGGAGCACCCACGCAAGGTCAAG GTCAACGGTGCCTTCGTGGAGCTCCCGTTCAGCCAGAAGGGCCAGTTTGAGGTCTACCACAGTGGTGTCCACGGCTTCGTCCACACCATCTTTGGCCTACGGGTGAGCTTTGACTGGTACAGCTACGCCCGCGTCATCCTCCCTGATGCCTACGCCGGCGCCGTCTGCGGCCTCTGCGGCAATGCCAACGGCAACGCCGACGACGACTTCACCACCCGTGATGGCCAACGGGCTGCCGATGAAATCCAGTTGGCCAACAGCTGGAAGGTGGGAGAGGTCCCCGGTTGCTCCACTGGTTGCGTGGGGGATTGCCCCGTATGCAAAGAGGAGCAGAAGCTGCCCTACCGCAGTGACGGCTACTGTGGGGTGATCGCCAAAGCTGGGGGACCCTTCCGGGCTTGCCACCGCACCATCAACCCCGCACCCTTCCTGGAGGACTGTGCTTTTGACGCTTGCCACTACAAAGGCCACCGGGACACCTTGTGCAAAGCCATCGCCTCCTACGTGATGGAATGCCAGAGCCAGGGCATCACCGTGGAGCCGTGGAGGACGCCGTCCTTCTGCG gtccctcctgcccccGTCACTCGCACTACGAGCTCTGtgggagcagctgcccagccacGTGTCGGGGTCCGGCCAGCCCGGGGGACTGCGCGTCGGTGCTGTGCATCGAAGGCTGCTTCTGCAACGAGGGCTTCGTCCTCAGTGGCGATGAGTGCGTGCCGGCGGGCGAGTGTGGCTGCGAGCACCAGGGTCGCTACTACAAGAAGGGTGAGGTTTTCTACACCTCGTGCAGGGAGAGGTGCCGCTGCCAAGCCAAGGGGGTAGTGGAGTGCGAGGAGGTCTTCTGCAGCACCCACGAGGAGTGTCGAGTAGAGGacggggtgctggggtgctaCCCGGCGGGCTATGGACGGCTGGTGGTCTCAGGGGACCCACACTACCTGACGTTCGATGGGCGAGCCTTTCACCTCCTGGGTTCCTGCACCTACGTCCTGGCGCGGCTCTGCAAGCCAGACCCGCGGCTGACGAActtctcagtgctgctgaagcatGACATGGGTGGCCGGGGCAACGTAGCCCTGATGAAGAAGGTGGTCATCTCCATCCACGGCCACACAGTCAGCATGGAGAGGGGCCGGAAGTGGGAGGTGATG GTGGACGGGGAGCGCTACACGCTGCCACTGGTGACAGAGAAGAAGAAGCTACGGATCGTCCAAGAAGGGAACAACGTGGTCCTCCAGACGGCTGCCGGGCTGCGGCTCCTCTACAATGTGGCCACCTACCTCCTGGTCACCATCCCCGACGCCTACCGGGGCCGTGTGTGCGGGCTGGGTGGCAACTACAACGGGGACCCCGGTGATGATTTCCAGCTGCCTGGAGGGTCCTTGGTGCAAAGCACCGAGGAGTTCATCACCTCCTGGAAGGTGCCCATGGAGGATGGAGCGTGCACTGAGGGTTGCAACGGCAAGGACTGCGCCATGTGCGACGCCGCCGACACTGCTCCCTATAGCGTCAGTGACTCCTGCGGGCTCATCTGGGACCCGGCAGGACCTTTCGGACCGTGTCACCCACGGGTGAGCCCAGTGGAGTACTACAACCACTGCCTCCACGATGTCTGTGCTGCCAACGGTGCCAGTGACGTTCTATGCCACAGCCTCCAAGCCTACGCCACTGCTTGCCAAGCCGCCGCGGCCGAGATCAGCGGGTGGAGAACAACCACTTTTTGCC ctctttcctgcccaccccacagccactACGAGCTCTGCACCCGTACCTGTGACTTCACCTGCGCCAGCCTCTCCATGCCGGCCCCGTGCAGCTGGACGTGCTTCGAGGGCTGCCAGTGTGACGATGGGTACCTCTTCGATGGAGAAGCCTGCGTGTCCTTGGAGCAGTGTGGCTGCATGCACCAGGGGCGGTATTTCAAG gcGCGTGAGACCATCATCTCCAACAACTGCTCCACCAAATGCAGCTGCCACCCATCCCAAGGACTCATCTGCGAGGACATGTGGTGTCCCCCGGACGAGGTCTGCACCAGACGGGATGGGGCACAGTTGTGTGTCAAGCGGGAAGGTCGATGCCGGGTTTCTCCGGGGGCTTCCTTGACCACGTTTGATGGCACCAGGGGAGATCTCCTCACCAGCGGCACCTACAAAGTGGCCGCCCTTTGCAACGAGCAGTCCCCCAACTGGTTcaaggtggtggtggaggtcAGCGAGTGCCGGGACGACAACATCCCGGCTGCCGTGGCCGTCTTCGTCTTCTTCCGCGAAGCTTTCATCACTGTGAACAACAACATGGAGGTGTGG GTGAACGGACTTTTCACCCGACCTCCAGCTGCAGTGTCCAAAGCTGTTTCCTTGAGCGCGGTGGCGGGGAACATCACCATCTCCCACACCTCAGGAATGGACGTGCTCTTCAGCCCTGGAGGGGAGATGACAATCACCGTGGGGGCCACCTTGGTCAACCAGCTCTGCGCTCCCTGTGGCAACTTCAACGGCGACCCCAGCGATGACCTGAAGCTGCCCAACGGCCGGACTGTGAGGACCATCGCAGAGGTTGCGGATGCCTGGAAAGCCAGGGATTTTGCAGGATG CGACTGA
- the LOC119144076 gene encoding IgGFc-binding protein-like isoform X1 has protein sequence MGIGPGWGKTAALLWVWTVMLWGVFCLLSFAAPAPHHLGEEFVVAFMQNGLQQTLNSDFKLLITGYSPFTSITISMKKPGLRMTVQATMGQTIAVKIPPQAEMVGSKIFDNTVVVRANNAISLVMVNEKPTSVDSTVVYPVHSWGTKYHVVTPNVGTDRYGEFVVAAWDEPTTADVHLKATVTYQGQSYPRGSVLPITLEPFQAAQLQSSSDMSGTQIVAQKPVAVFTGHTCLARFTHCDHLVEQLRPVSSWGTTFIVPPLPFETQSDIIYVTTSQPTRVESQHGVTKTVRELRPSRSTLYGLQAFNTLYLSANAGIQVIFFADGGHKDTISYDPFFMTIPDVSSYCNSYNIFTLDGYDNYALLIAKTSETSGIMLNKTPLRNVAWKPVPGTDYSWAGHSLGNQFAIHTVEHEMSPFGLLSVGVREQKAYGSAAVCDSDPCRLVKCRAKETCKMEKGEAVCAHDYMGTCMGSQSLQYHTFDGMTVDIQGGCAYTLAKYCGNDPTLVPFIVEEEKKGEGNSKEWLTNVYVYAYNISIHKGEGGKIQVNNKLTSLPATLEAGKIQISQNEGRTILQTDFGLQVTYDEDWAIMVAVPSSYFGATCGLCGNFNEDAEDEVTLPDSTPAASVEEWAESWRDPSCQDNCGDQEMLQDKEGCAQRCLPNSHFEVCGTACPATCTNPKAPTSCSKPCAASCQCDEGFVLHGEACVPAETCRCFHNSHSYQVHEEFWEDESCQSRCRCEVGGKVACRKAGCKAHQKCIMVDGVPSCQANKYFTCIGTGDPHYTTFDGLRYDFQGTCVYQFAALCTQDPQLTPFTIKVENNNRGSKAVSFTKTVTLEVYGNVISMSQEHPRKVKVNGAFVELPFSQKGQFEVYHSGVHGFVHTIFGLRVSFDWYSYARVILPDAYAGAVCGLCGNANGNADDDFTTRDGQRAADEIQLANSWKVGEVPGCSTGCVGDCPVCKEEQKLPYRSDGYCGVIAKAGGPFRACHRTINPAPFLEDCAFDACHYKGHRDTLCKAIASYVMECQSQGITVEPWRTPSFCGPSCPRHSHYELCGSSCPATCRGPASPGDCASVLCIEGCFCNEGFVLSGDECVPAGECGCEHQGRYYKKGEVFYTSCRERCRCQAKGVVECEEVFCSTHEECRVEDGVLGCYPAGYGRLVVSGDPHYLTFDGRAFHLLGSCTYVLARLCKPDPRLTNFSVLLKHDMGGRGNVALMKKVVISIHGHTVSMERGRKWEVMVDGERYTLPLVTEKKKLRIVQEGNNVVLQTAAGLRLLYNVATYLLVTIPDAYRGRVCGLGGNYNGDPGDDFQLPGGSLVQSTEEFITSWKVPMEDGACTEGCNGKDCAMCDAADTAPYSVSDSCGLIWDPAGPFGPCHPRVSPVEYYNHCLHDVCAANGASDVLCHSLQAYATACQAAAAEISGWRTTTFCPLSCPPHSHYELCTRTCDFTCASLSMPAPCSWTCFEGCQCDDGYLFDGEACVSLEQCGCMHQGRYFKARETIISNNCSTKCSCHPSQGLICEDMWCPPDEVCTRRDGAQLCVKREGRCRVSPGASLTTFDGTRGDLLTSGTYKVAALCNEQSPNWFKVVVEVSECRDDNIPAAVAVFVFFREAFITVNNNMEVWVNGLFTRPPAAVSKAVSLSAVAGNITISHTSGMDVLFSPGGEMTITVGATLVNQLCAPCGNFNGDPSDDLKLPNGRTVRTIAEVADAWKARDFAGCRAADLVRMEVEAPVYPTR, from the exons ATGGGCATTGGCCCAGGCTGGGGAaaaactgctgctctgctgtgggtCTGGACCGTCATGTTATGGG GTGTTTTTTGCTTGCTCAGCTTCGCTGCGCCAGCTCCGCATCACCTGGGGGAAGAGTTCGTGGTGGCCTTCATGCAAAATGGTTTGCAGCAGACGCTCAACAGCGACTTCAAGCTGCTCATCACAGGTTATTCGCCCTTCACGTCCATCACCATCTCCATGAAGAAGCCCGGCTTGAGGATGACAGTGCAGGCGACCATGGGCCAAACCATTGCAGTGAAGATCCCACCCCAAGCCGAGATGGTGGGGAGCAAAATCTTTGACAACACTGTGGTGGTGAGGGCCAACAACGCCATCTCCTTGGTGATGGTCAACGAGAAACCTACTTCGGTTGACTCAACCGTCGTATACCCTGTGCACAGCTGGGGTACGAAGTACCATGTTGTGACACCCAATGTAGGCACTGACCGCTATGGTGAGTTCGTGGTGGCCGCCTGGGATGAGCCCACCACAGCTGACGTGCATCTCAAAGCCACAGTGACCTACCAAGGCCAGTCTTACCCCCGGGGCTCGGTGCTCCCCATCACACTGGAGCCTTTCCAAGCAGCCCAGCTCCAAAGCTCATCTGATATGTCTGGCACACAGATCGTGGCGCAGAAACCTGTGGCTGTTTTCACCGGTCACACTTGCTTGGCCAGGTTCACGCACTGCGACCATTTGGTGGAGCAGCTCCGGCCCGTTTCCAGCTGGGGCACCACCTTCATCGTGCCGCCGTTGCCTTTCGAGACTCAGTCTGATATCATCTATGTTACCACTTCCCAGCCAACACGTGTGGAGTCTCAACATGGGGTGACCAAGACAGTTCGGGAGCTACGGCCCAGCCGGTCAACGCTTTACGGACTCCAAGCCTTCAATACCTTGTACCTCTCTGCCAACGCTGGCATCCAGGTCATTTTTTTTGCCGACGGAGGTCATAAAGACACCATCTCCTATGACCCATTCTTCATGACCATCCCAGATGTCTCCAGTTACTGTAACTCCTACAACATCTTCACCCTGGACGGTTATGATAATTACGCCCTGCTGATAGCCAAGACCTCGGAGACATCTGGAATAATGCTCAACAAAACGCCATTGAGAAACGTCGCGTGGAAGCCCGTCCCGGGCACTGATTACTCCTGGGCCGGGCACAGTTTGGGCAACCAATTTGCCATCCATACAGTGGAGCACGAGATGTCCCCTTTTGGGCTGCTCAGCGTGGGGGTCCGGGAGCAAAAAGCCTATGGGTCGGCAGCCGTTTGCGACAGTG ATCCCTGCCGGCTGGTGAAATGCCGCGCAAAGGAGACGTGCAAGATGGAGAAAGGGGAGGCTGTGTGCGCACACGACTACATGGGAACCTGCATGGGGTCGCAGTCCCTGCAGTACCACACCTTTGACGGGATGACCGTGGACATCCAGGGCGGCTGTGCTTACACCCTTGCCAAATATTGCGGCAACGATCCCACCCTGGTGCCTTTCAttgtggaggaggagaagaagggTGAAGGCAATTCCAAGGAGTGGTTGACCAATGTCTACGTGTACGCCTACAACATCTCCATCCACAAAGGAGAAGGAGGTAAaatccag gtcAACAACAAACTCACCAGCCTACCAGCCACCCTGGAAGCGGGAAAGATCCAGATCTCCCAAAACGAAGGTCGCACCATCCTGCAAACTGATTTTGGGCTGCAGGTGACCTACGATGAAGACTGGGCCATAATGGTGGCCGTGCCCAGCAGCTATTTCGGGGCCACCTGTGGCCTCTGCGGCAACTTCAACGAGGACGCAGAGGATGAGGTGACGCTTCCCGACAGCACTCCGGCTGCCAGCGTGGAGGAGTGGGCTGAAAGCTGGCGAGATCCCTCCTGCCAGGACAACTGTGGAGACCAGGAGATGTTGCAGGACAAAGAAGGCTGCG CTCAGAGATGCCTCCCAAACAGCCACTTTGAAGTCTGTGGGACAGCGTGCCCTGCCACCTGCACCAACCCCAAAgcccccacctcctgcagcaagCCATGCGCTGCCAGCTGCCAGTGTGATGAGGGCTTTGTCCTCCACGGTGAAGCGTGTGTCCCAGCAGAGACCTGCCGTTGCTTCCACAACAGTCATTCCTACCAGGTCCATGAGGAGTTTTGGGAAGATGAGAGCTGCCAAAGCCGGTGCCGGTGTGAGGTGGGGGGCAAGGTGGCTTGCAGGAAGGCTGGGTGCAAAGCCCACCAGAAATGCATCATGGTCGATGGCgtccccagctgccaggcaAACAAGTACTTCACCTGCATCGGGACAGGCGACCCTCACTACACCACCTTCGACGGGTTGAGATATGACTTCCAAGGGACGTGCGTCTACCAGTTCGCAGCCCTCTGCACCCAGGACCCCCAGCTGACCCCCTTCACCATCAAGGTGGAGAACAACAACCGGGGCAGCAAAGCTGTGTCCTTCACCAAAACCGTCACCCTGGAGGTCTATGGGAATGTCATCAGCATGAGCCAGGAGCACCCACGCAAGGTCAAG GTCAACGGTGCCTTCGTGGAGCTCCCGTTCAGCCAGAAGGGCCAGTTTGAGGTCTACCACAGTGGTGTCCACGGCTTCGTCCACACCATCTTTGGCCTACGGGTGAGCTTTGACTGGTACAGCTACGCCCGCGTCATCCTCCCTGATGCCTACGCCGGCGCCGTCTGCGGCCTCTGCGGCAATGCCAACGGCAACGCCGACGACGACTTCACCACCCGTGATGGCCAACGGGCTGCCGATGAAATCCAGTTGGCCAACAGCTGGAAGGTGGGAGAGGTCCCCGGTTGCTCCACTGGTTGCGTGGGGGATTGCCCCGTATGCAAAGAGGAGCAGAAGCTGCCCTACCGCAGTGACGGCTACTGTGGGGTGATCGCCAAAGCTGGGGGACCCTTCCGGGCTTGCCACCGCACCATCAACCCCGCACCCTTCCTGGAGGACTGTGCTTTTGACGCTTGCCACTACAAAGGCCACCGGGACACCTTGTGCAAAGCCATCGCCTCCTACGTGATGGAATGCCAGAGCCAGGGCATCACCGTGGAGCCGTGGAGGACGCCGTCCTTCTGCG gtccctcctgcccccGTCACTCGCACTACGAGCTCTGtgggagcagctgcccagccacGTGTCGGGGTCCGGCCAGCCCGGGGGACTGCGCGTCGGTGCTGTGCATCGAAGGCTGCTTCTGCAACGAGGGCTTCGTCCTCAGTGGCGATGAGTGCGTGCCGGCGGGCGAGTGTGGCTGCGAGCACCAGGGTCGCTACTACAAGAAGGGTGAGGTTTTCTACACCTCGTGCAGGGAGAGGTGCCGCTGCCAAGCCAAGGGGGTAGTGGAGTGCGAGGAGGTCTTCTGCAGCACCCACGAGGAGTGTCGAGTAGAGGacggggtgctggggtgctaCCCGGCGGGCTATGGACGGCTGGTGGTCTCAGGGGACCCACACTACCTGACGTTCGATGGGCGAGCCTTTCACCTCCTGGGTTCCTGCACCTACGTCCTGGCGCGGCTCTGCAAGCCAGACCCGCGGCTGACGAActtctcagtgctgctgaagcatGACATGGGTGGCCGGGGCAACGTAGCCCTGATGAAGAAGGTGGTCATCTCCATCCACGGCCACACAGTCAGCATGGAGAGGGGCCGGAAGTGGGAGGTGATG GTGGACGGGGAGCGCTACACGCTGCCACTGGTGACAGAGAAGAAGAAGCTACGGATCGTCCAAGAAGGGAACAACGTGGTCCTCCAGACGGCTGCCGGGCTGCGGCTCCTCTACAATGTGGCCACCTACCTCCTGGTCACCATCCCCGACGCCTACCGGGGCCGTGTGTGCGGGCTGGGTGGCAACTACAACGGGGACCCCGGTGATGATTTCCAGCTGCCTGGAGGGTCCTTGGTGCAAAGCACCGAGGAGTTCATCACCTCCTGGAAGGTGCCCATGGAGGATGGAGCGTGCACTGAGGGTTGCAACGGCAAGGACTGCGCCATGTGCGACGCCGCCGACACTGCTCCCTATAGCGTCAGTGACTCCTGCGGGCTCATCTGGGACCCGGCAGGACCTTTCGGACCGTGTCACCCACGGGTGAGCCCAGTGGAGTACTACAACCACTGCCTCCACGATGTCTGTGCTGCCAACGGTGCCAGTGACGTTCTATGCCACAGCCTCCAAGCCTACGCCACTGCTTGCCAAGCCGCCGCGGCCGAGATCAGCGGGTGGAGAACAACCACTTTTTGCC ctctttcctgcccaccccacagccactACGAGCTCTGCACCCGTACCTGTGACTTCACCTGCGCCAGCCTCTCCATGCCGGCCCCGTGCAGCTGGACGTGCTTCGAGGGCTGCCAGTGTGACGATGGGTACCTCTTCGATGGAGAAGCCTGCGTGTCCTTGGAGCAGTGTGGCTGCATGCACCAGGGGCGGTATTTCAAG gcGCGTGAGACCATCATCTCCAACAACTGCTCCACCAAATGCAGCTGCCACCCATCCCAAGGACTCATCTGCGAGGACATGTGGTGTCCCCCGGACGAGGTCTGCACCAGACGGGATGGGGCACAGTTGTGTGTCAAGCGGGAAGGTCGATGCCGGGTTTCTCCGGGGGCTTCCTTGACCACGTTTGATGGCACCAGGGGAGATCTCCTCACCAGCGGCACCTACAAAGTGGCCGCCCTTTGCAACGAGCAGTCCCCCAACTGGTTcaaggtggtggtggaggtcAGCGAGTGCCGGGACGACAACATCCCGGCTGCCGTGGCCGTCTTCGTCTTCTTCCGCGAAGCTTTCATCACTGTGAACAACAACATGGAGGTGTGG GTGAACGGACTTTTCACCCGACCTCCAGCTGCAGTGTCCAAAGCTGTTTCCTTGAGCGCGGTGGCGGGGAACATCACCATCTCCCACACCTCAGGAATGGACGTGCTCTTCAGCCCTGGAGGGGAGATGACAATCACCGTGGGGGCCACCTTGGTCAACCAGCTCTGCGCTCCCTGTGGCAACTTCAACGGCGACCCCAGCGATGACCTGAAGCTGCCCAACGGCCGGACTGTGAGGACCATCGCAGAGGTTGCGGATGCCTGGAAAGCCAGGGATTTTGCAGGATG CCGCGCCGCCGACCTCGTGCGGATGGAGGTGGAGGCCCCTGTCTACCCTACGCGGTAG